CATCTGGGGCATCGCCGCGACGATCTCACCGGCGAAGTTCTTCCCCGCCCCGCAGACGATCGCCGGCGCGTTCTCCGACACCTGGATCGGTCCGGCATTCGTCAACGACGTGCTCCCGAGCCTCGCTCGGCTCTTCGTGGCCATCGTCATCGCCGTCCTCGTCGGCATCGTCGCGGGAACCCTCATCGGACTCACCAGATGGTTGCGGGAACTGCTCGAACCGCTCCTGGAGTTCTTCCGCGCCATCCCGCCGCCTGTGCTCATCCCGGTTTTCGTCGCCTTCCTCGGCGTGACCGACGCGATGCAGATCATCGTGATCGCCTTCGGTGCGATCTGGCCCGTGCTGCTGAACACGATCGAAGGCGTGCGCGCGACCGACTCCGTGATGACCGAGACGGCCCGGTCGTACTCGCTCACACGCTCACAGCGCCTGTTCGACCTCGTCCTGCCGGCGGCGAGCCCGCGGATCATGGCCGGCGTGCGCCAGACGCTGTCGGTCGCACTGATCATGATGGTCATCTCGGAGCTGTTCTACTCATCGTCGGGGCTGGGATATCAGATCAAGTACTTCCAGCAGAACTACCTCATCGCCGAGATGTGGAGTGGCATCCTGCTGTTGGGACTCATCGGCGTTCTGCTCGCGGTCGTCTTCGGCTTCGTCGAGCGTCGGGTACTGCGTTGGTACCACGGAATCAAGGAGGTCGAGCGTGCCTGAGACGCTTCTGAAGGTGGAGAACCTCAACAAGGTCTACGACTCGGCCACCGGTCGCGTCGAGGCGATCGGTGACATCAGCTTCACGATGAATCGCGGCGAGCTCGTATGCATCGTCGGTCCGTCCGGCTGCGGCAAGACCACGCTGCTGAAGTGCATCGCGGGCCTCCTGCGTCCCACCGCGGGCGACGTGCAGCTCGACGGCAGACGGGTCACCTCTCCCCCCGAGAAGATGGCGCTCGTGTTCCAGGAGTACGGCCGCAGCCTCTACCCGTGGCTGACCGTGCGCGGCAACGTCGAGCTGCCCCTCAAGCACAAGAAGCTCTCGAAGGCGGAGCGCACGCAGCTGGTCGATGACGCACTGCTGGCTGTGGGACTCGACCACGCTGCCAAGAGCTACCCGTGGCAGCTTTCGGGCGGAATGCAGCAGCGCGTGGCGATCGCGAGAGCGGTCGCCTACCAGCCCGAGGTGCTGATCATGGACGAGCCCTTCGCCGCGGTCGACGCTCAGACGCGCGCCGACCTCGAGGATCTGGTGCGCACGCTCCACTCCGAACGGGGGATGTCGATCCTGTTCGTGACGCACGACATCGACGAGTCCGTCTATCTGGGCGAGCGCGTGATCGTGCTCTCGAAGTCGCCGACCTGGGTGCAGGAGGATCTCGCGATCGATCTGGCGCCAGAGCGCGATCAGATCACCACCAGGGCGCTGCCTCGG
The DNA window shown above is from Microbacterium murale and carries:
- a CDS encoding ABC transporter permease, with the protein product MSLYTSTVRTPAPKSRLWAKAGENTLYAVALPLVLLLIWGIAATISPAKFFPAPQTIAGAFSDTWIGPAFVNDVLPSLARLFVAIVIAVLVGIVAGTLIGLTRWLRELLEPLLEFFRAIPPPVLIPVFVAFLGVTDAMQIIVIAFGAIWPVLLNTIEGVRATDSVMTETARSYSLTRSQRLFDLVLPAASPRIMAGVRQTLSVALIMMVISELFYSSSGLGYQIKYFQQNYLIAEMWSGILLLGLIGVLLAVVFGFVERRVLRWYHGIKEVERA
- a CDS encoding ABC transporter ATP-binding protein, coding for MPETLLKVENLNKVYDSATGRVEAIGDISFTMNRGELVCIVGPSGCGKTTLLKCIAGLLRPTAGDVQLDGRRVTSPPEKMALVFQEYGRSLYPWLTVRGNVELPLKHKKLSKAERTQLVDDALLAVGLDHAAKSYPWQLSGGMQQRVAIARAVAYQPEVLIMDEPFAAVDAQTRADLEDLVRTLHSERGMSILFVTHDIDESVYLGERVIVLSKSPTWVQEDLAIDLAPERDQITTRALPRFTELRTHVYEQIQRAKRGEAVRSNA